The Pseudobacteriovorax antillogorgiicola genome has a segment encoding these proteins:
- a CDS encoding head decoration protein produces MTGFNPHYKKIADWTPKQWIGRSFPVQMRQEVIIKAGQKLEAGSILGRDGDNKHVLCAKLAEDDSEIGDGTETPNCILADDIDASVKDQKAIAFLTGSFIKGALLMAKGILLKPLGMSLENSVSF; encoded by the coding sequence AGATTGCCGATTGGACACCCAAGCAGTGGATTGGTCGCTCCTTTCCCGTCCAGATGAGGCAAGAGGTCATCATCAAGGCTGGTCAAAAGCTTGAGGCAGGCTCCATTCTTGGCAGAGATGGTGACAATAAGCATGTTCTATGCGCAAAGCTAGCTGAGGATGATAGCGAAATTGGTGATGGCACTGAGACTCCAAACTGTATCCTAGCAGATGACATCGACGCCTCGGTAAAGGATCAGAAGGCTATTGCCTTCCTAACAGGATCATTTATCAAGGGGGCCTTACTTATGGCAAAGGGCATACTGCTGAAACCGTTAGGGATGAGCTTAGAAAATTCAGTATCTTTCTAG